The Blautia obeum ATCC 29174 region ATATGTACAGCTGTATCATATGGAATCAAAAACACGAGGTGCAGAAGACAGCCAGGAGAAGGTACGGCGTTTTCAGGAAGAAATCGAGTATATCCGGTGTCACTGGATCGATATTCTGAAAAAAGGAGATCCGTACTATAATAAGAACCTTTCTCTTTCAAAATGGAATTATTCTCTTCGTCCATTGAAAGGAATGGAGTTAAAAGAGAAAGAAAACAGATAGGAGATAATATGGAAGTATCGGTGATCATACCGAATTTTAATGGAATCGCATTTCTGGACAGCGTTTTGGGAAGTCTGGAAGGGCAGACACTGAAAAATTTTGAAGTGATCCTGGTGGATAACGGATCCGCAGACGGAAGCTGTTCGTTTGTAAGTGCAAATTATCCATGGGTGCATATTATTGAGCTGCCGGATAACTTTGGATTCTGCCGGGCTGTCAATGAGGGAATAAAAGCAGCAAAAGCACCATATGTACTGCTTCTGAATAATGATACGGAAGTAAAGGAAGATTTTGTGGAGCAGATGCTGCTGGCGATAAGAAGACATAAAAATGCTTTTTCGTGTGCGGCACGAATGGTACAGTATCATGACAGAGATAAGCTGGATGATGCAGGAAATTATTACTGTGCGCTGGGCTGGTCTTTTGCGCGGGGAAAAGGAAAAAATATTGATCTGTATCAGAAAGAAGAAAAAATTTTTTCAGCCTGCGGAGGTGCAGCTATTTATCGTAAAAAGATCATGGAAAAGATCGGATATTTTGATGAGGAGCATTTCGCATATCTGGAGGATACGGATATCGGATACCGTGCCAGAATTTATGGATATGAAAACTGGTATGCACCGGATGCAGTCGTATATCATGTGGGAAGTGGTACGAGTGGATCCAGATATAATCATTTCAAGACCAGATATTCTTCCAGAAATAATATTTATCTGATCTATAAAAATATGCCACTCATTCAGATCATCCTGAATCTGCCGTTTCTGGTAGCGGGTTTTCTGATCAAGTTTCTGTTCTTTGCACTAAAAGGAATGGGAAAAGAATACCTGGCCGGTATCAAAAACGGATTTTCTATCAGCATGAATCACAGGAAAGTTCCGTTTTCGGTTAAACATCTTCCCAATTACTGTAAGATACAGCTTGAATTGTGGGAAAATATGTTCCGCAGAATTCGGGCATAAAGTCATTTTTACAGTGGTTTATGGAAATTTAATATAATAAAAGATAAGATTTTATTGATTTTGAAGGACAACTATTATAATATAAACGTGTCTGTCCAGACATGGGATTCAGAATGTACGGACAGAGATGCTTAAAACACAATGAAATGGATAGAGGTGGCAGAGATTGATTCAGGACAATCAGAAGAATTTCAGTCGTCTCCAGATGTTAATTGATGCCATTGTCATTGCTGTGACCTATGTACTTGCCTGGATGATCCGTTTTATCGGTCCGTTTGCATATTCAGCAGTCCGGGCACTTGCGTTTGAAGAGTACATGTTTGCATTGATATTTATCATACCGGGGTATCTGCTTCTGTATCAGGCATTTACTTTATATGAGCCTTTGCATATGCAGGGGCGCAGACTGGTTCTGGCAAATATCATCAAGGCAAATGTACTCGGACTTCTGCTGATCGTATTCAGTCTGTATATGATGGGAGAGTCTGATTTCTCCCGACTGACGGTTTACATTTTCTGTGTGATCAACATCTTTGCAGAATGGGGAGTAAGGCTCTTTATTTTCTCCATGCTGAGAAAAATGAGAAAGCGCGGACTGAATCAGAAGCAGATGATACTGGTAGGTTACAGCCGGGCAGCGGAAGAATATATTGACAGAATTCAGCAGAATCCACAGTGGGGTTATGTTGTCAGAGGAATCCTTGATGATAATGTTCCGGCAGGAACTGTTTATAATGGAATCAAGGTTATCGGACGAATTGCAAATCTTTCTGTGATACTTCCTGCAAACAGGCTGGATGAGATTGCAATTACACTGGGACTGAGTGAATATTACCGACTGGAGGAAATTGTCGGAATGTGTGAGAAATCCGGTGTTCATACCAAATTTATACCGGATTATAATAAGATCATTCCTACGAAACCATATACGGAAGATATACTGGGACTTCCGGTGATCAACATCCGTTATGTTCCATTGAGTAATACATTTAATGCAATGGTCAAACGCTTGATGGATGTTGTTGGGGCGATCATGGCGATCATTGTTTCTTCACCGGTCATGCTGCTGATGTGCATACTCATCAAATTGACATCACCGGGACCACTTATATACCGACAGGAGCGTGTCGGACTTCATAATAAGAATTTCTGGATGTACAAATTCCGTTCTATGGAAATTCAGCCGGAGGCCGAAGAAAAGAAGGCCTGGACAGTTAAGAATGATCCGAGGGTAACCGGAATCGGTAAATTTATGAGAAGGACCAGCATTGATGAACTGCCTCAGCTGTTTAATATTCTGAAGGGTGATATGAGTCTGGTGGGACCGAGACCGGAGAGACCGTTTTTTGTTGAGAAATTCCGTGAGGAAATTCCAAGATATATGGTGAAACATCAGGTGCGTCCGGGACTTACTGGCTGGGCACAGGTAAATGGTTACCGGGGAGATACCTCTATTCGTAAACGTATTGACTGTGATCTCTACTATATAGAGAACTGGTCGATCGGATTTGATATAAAGATATTGTTCCTGACGATTTTCAAAGGGTTCATTAATAAAAATGCATATTAAAGATAAGGGGAGAGAAGATGGCAAGACCTAAGTCAAAAACAAAAAAGATACTATTTGCTGTTGAAATTATTGTTCTTCTGCTGTTTATCGGTGGTCTGTATGTATATGGACAGCTGAATTCAAAACTGGACAAGATCAATCAGCCAGTTCTGGATGACAGTAAGATCAAAGTAAACCAGGAAGTACAGGATTCTATTGATTCACAGGAATCAACTCTGACAGGTTATACAACATATGCTCTGTTTGGTATTGACCACCGTGATAAAAATACTGCACTCGGCGGTGAGAACAGTGATACAATTATTATTGCAAGCGTAAATAATGACACAAAAGATGTGAAGCTGGTTTCTGTATATCGAGATACCCTTCTCAATCTTGGTAACGATACTTATTCCAAGGCGAACGCAGCGTATGCTTACGGTGAAGCCGAACAGGCGATCACAATGCTGAATACAAACCTCGACCTGAACATCAGCGAATATGCAACCGTAAACTTCAATGCGCTGACAACGATCATCGATGACCTTGGTGGACTGGATATGGATATGTCTTATGCCGAGATTGTTCATATGAATAACTACTGTGTAGAGACATCCGAAGAAACAGGTAAGGATTATACACCGATCGAACTTCCGGACAGACCGGATGATATCGAGGCAGTTCAGTATCATTATCATCTGAATGGTGTACAGGCAACTTCTTACTGTCGTATCCGTTATACAGCAAGCCTTGATATGGGACGTACAGAGAGACAGAGACGTGTGATCCAGATGATCGTCAGCAAGGCAAAATCTGCTGGTCTTGGCAAGATCTTCAAGATCATGGACGATGTATTCCCGATGGTTACAACTTCTATGACAAAAGACGAAATCCTGCAGCTTCTGCCTACTCTGATCGGTTACAGTGTAGACGATACGACAGGATTCCCGACATCTTATAAGTTCTCTAATGTTAAGGGAAGTATTATTGTACCGACAACTCTGGAGACAAATGTTATCGAACTGCACAAGTTTCTTTATGGAGATGAAGCATACACACCATCTGCGACTGTAAAAGCAAACAGTGAAAAGATTCTTGAAATCGTCGGTGGTGAGAGCAGTCTGGACGATAAACAGGCAACTGTTGAAGAAAATACAACAAATGACACTGTTATTTTTGAAAAGAATGGAAGTGGCTGGTCTGATACAAGCTCTGATTACGGTTCTGACAGCGATAGCTCCGGTGGTGGAGACTATAGTGGTGATGAGACTGATAACAGCGGTGGTTCTTCTTCTGGTGGCGGAGATTACAGTAATGATGGTTCCGACAACAGTGGTGGTGACAGTTCCGGTGGCGAAGACTATGAAGGACCAACGACTCCGGAACCGGATTACGGCGGAGACGAAAGCGGTGGCGGAGACATCGTTGACGAAGGCAGTGGAGATGACAGTGGAGCGGCTGCAGAGGCGACAGGCACTCCTGATGCTGCTTAAATTCATAAAGATAAGACGATAGTTAAGAAGGGAATTTCTCATTGAAGAAATTCCCTTCTTCTGTTACCATACATTTATAAAGAAATATAGGGAGAAATTATGGAAAATATAAAAGTGGATGTGATCATTCCGGCGTATCATCCGGGAAAAGAATTTTCCACGTTGATCGAACGTCTTACAAAACAGACATTTCCGATACACCGGATCATTGTAATGAATACAGAAGAAACATACTGGAATAAAGAACTGGAAGAAAAGCTTTCAATCCTGGAAGTGCATCATCTGAAAAAACAGGAATTTGATCATGGTGCAACACGTGCATGGGCAGCTGAACTTTCAGATGCGGATGTTATGGTATTTATGACGCAGGATGCATTACCCGCAGATAAAAGTCTGATTGAAAATCTGGTAAAAGCACTGACAGAAGATGAAAAGACTGGTGCAGCGTATGCCAGACAGCTTCCGAATGAAAACTGCAGTTTTGTCGAGAAATACACAAGATCTTTTAATTATCCGGACAGATCAGCTGTAAAAACAAAAGACGATCTGCCGGTTTACGGAATCAAAACATTTTTCTGCTCTAACGTATGTGCTGCTTACAAAAGGGATATCTATCAGAAACTTGGTGGCTTTGTAAGAAAGGCAATTTTTAATGAGGATATGATCTATGCCGGCAGGCTGATCCAGGAGGGCTATGCAGTTGCATATGCCGCAGATGCAAAAGTGATTCATTCACATAACTATTCCTGCATGCAGCAGTTCCACAGAAATTTTGATTTGGGTGTATCACAGGCAGAACATCCGGAAATTTTTGCAGGAGTGCCGTCAGAGGGAGAAGGAATAAAACTTGTAAAGAAAACAATAAACTACCTGATCCAAAAAAGAAAAATATGGCTGATTCCGGGAGTAATACTTCAGTCGGGCTGTAAATATGCCGGCTATCTGAGTGGTAAAAACTATCGTAAACTTCCTCGAAAAATGATTTTATGGTGTACAATGAACCGCGAATACTGGAAGGTGTAAAAAATACAGACGGCTGTCAATGAAACAGCTATAAGCACACGGTTTTTTAAAGGAGTTGTCACATTTTGAACACAATTGATTGTTACACTGTTTTCATAGGATAAAAAAGATAAAAAGAAAGGAGCACAGGCATGGATGATGAAAAAAAATGGAATCTGAATGCTCCGCAGAATGATACAGAAAACAATCGACAGAATGAGCCACCAAGATATGAACATTATTGTATGCATCAGAATACAGAATCAGATACAGTGAAGGAATTACCTGAAAAGAAAAAAAACAAAAAACGTGGCGGAAAAAAACTTGCAGAAACGATTTCGCTGGCAGTTGTATTCGGGCTGGTAGCAGGTGTTGTATTTCAGGGAGTGAATTTTGCGTCCGAGAAATATCTGGGATCAGACGGGAAGGACAGTCAGATAGAGACAGCACAGCTTGCAGGAGATTCTTCGGCAGATGGAAGTGATTCGAATGAAAGTGAAGGAGCTGCTTCAAGTGAAACTGCCGCTTCGGAAACAGCAGCTGCTGTGTCACAGACGGGTTCTGTTGCAGAAGTTGCAGATACAGCAATGCCAACGGTAGTCGCAATTACATCTGTAAGTGTACAGGAAATCCCAAATTATTTCCGGGCATTTGGATTTGGTTATGGCACACAGCAATATTCCAGTGAGGGAAGCGGTTCTGGAATCATTGTCGGAGAAAATGACGATGAGCTTTTGATCGCAACAAATAATCATGTGGTATCCGGTGCGACAACACTCAGTGTATGCTTTGTCGGAAATGATGTAGTCAACGCAGAAGAGGAAACGGTGGATATGTCCGGCAGCGATGGTGATGTCAATGTGGAAGATGCAGTCAGTGCCAAGATAAAAGGTACGGATGAATCAAATGACCTGGCTGTGGTTGCAGTTCAGAAATCAGATATACCGGAAGACACACTCTCGCAGATCAAAATAGCGCAGCTTGGCAATTCCGATGACCTTCAGGTGGGGGAACAGGTTGTGGCAATTGGAAATGCACTTGGATATGGACAATCAGTTACCTCCGGATGGATCAGTGCATTGAACAGAAACATTTCGACAGATGATGGTACCAGTTCAAGCCTGATTCAGACAGATGCGGCGATTAATCCAGGTAACAGTGGTGGAGCACTGCTGAATATGCAGGGAGAAGTGATCGGCATCAACTCTGCAAAGTATGCGGACAGTGCGGTAGAGGGAATGGGATACGCAATTCCAATATCCAAGGCACAGCCGATTCTTGAGGAACTGATGAACCGTCAGACAAGAGATAAAGTTGAATCAGAGAATGCAGCTTATCTTGGGGTCGTTACGGCTGATCTTTCCACAGAGGCAATACAGATGTATGATATGCCGGAGGGAGCTTTTGTTATCCGTGTGGAGAAAAATTCCGCTGCAGGGAAAGCAGGTATCCAGAAAGGTGATATTATCGTAAGTTTTGATGGACAGACAGTCAGCGGCAAAGATGATCTGGAGAGTAAGCTTGCGTATTATGCATCCGGTGAGACGGTGGATGTTGTTGTATCAAGAGCAGATAACGGAGAGTATGTTCAGAAGACAATTTCAGTCACGCTCGGAAGCAAAAATTAATTTATAAAAACTTTAGTTTACAGTTTTACTGGTTATGTTATAATGAACGCATAGATTCGAAGATGCAGAATGCACTTTTGATCTGTGCGTTCTTTATATGAGACAGATAACAACTATGCAGAAGGAGTTTACAGATATATGGCAGATAAATACGAGGATGAGATTTTAGAGGGAGAGGTCAGCGATGACGATGATCAGGAAGAAAACAAGAAAGAACCTGAGAAGTACTGTACGCTCTGTCATCGGGCAGAGAGTCAGGTTGGTAAGATGATCGATCTTCCTAATAATATACATATATGTCCGGACTGTATGCAGAGAAGCTTTGACAGTATGAATCAGCAGATGCAGACAGGAAATTTTAATTATGGTGATCTGCTCAATATGCCAAATGTCAGCATGATCGATCTAAGCAGTTTCCAGAATCAGATGGGACAGCAGAAGAAACCCAAAAAGAAAAAAGCAGAAAAGAAAGAACCAGTCCTGGATCTCAAGAAGATTCCGGCACCGCATAAGATTAAGGCTACCCTGGATGAATATGTGATCGGTCAGGAATATGCCAAGAAGGTAATGTCCGTTGCCGTTTACAATCATTATAAACGTGTAGCAACAGATACCATGGATGAGATCGCAATTGAAAAATCCAATATGCTGATGATCGGACCTACTGGATGCGGAAAGACCTATCTGGTCAAAACACTGGCCAAACTGCTTGATGTTCCGCTGGCGATTGCCGATGCGACTTCTCTTACAGAAGCAGGATATATTGGTGATGATATTGAAAGTGTTGTTTCCAAATTGCTTGCAGCGGCTGATAATGATGTGGAGAAGGCTGAGCATGGAATCATCTTTATTGATGAGATTGACAAGATCGCAAAGAAGAAAAATACCAATCAGCGAGATGTCAGCGGAGAAGCTGTACAGCAGGGTATGCTGAAACTTCTGGAAGGAGCAGATGTGGAAGTGCCGATCGGAGCCAACAGCAAGAATGCAATGGTTCCATTGACAACGGTAAATACAAGAAATATTCTGTTTATCTGTGGAGGCGCTTTCCCGGATCTGGAAAATATCATTAAAGAACGTCTGAATAAGCAGGCGTCTATTGGATTTTATGCAGATCTGAAAGACAAGTATGATGACGATCCACATATTCTGGAGAAGGTGACGGTGGAAGATCTTCGAAGTTTTGGTATGATTCCGGAGTTTATCGGACGTCTGCCGATCATATTTACCATGAATGGGCTTACAGAGGATATGATGGTACAGATCTTAAGCGAGCCACGCAATGCGATCCTGAAACAATATCAGAAGCTTCTGGCACTGGACGAGGTAAAACTGGAATTTGAAGAGGGAGCACTGCATGCTATTGCAGCCAAAGCAATGGAA contains the following coding sequences:
- a CDS encoding glycosyltransferase family 2 protein gives rise to the protein MEVSVIIPNFNGIAFLDSVLGSLEGQTLKNFEVILVDNGSADGSCSFVSANYPWVHIIELPDNFGFCRAVNEGIKAAKAPYVLLLNNDTEVKEDFVEQMLLAIRRHKNAFSCAARMVQYHDRDKLDDAGNYYCALGWSFARGKGKNIDLYQKEEKIFSACGGAAIYRKKIMEKIGYFDEEHFAYLEDTDIGYRARIYGYENWYAPDAVVYHVGSGTSGSRYNHFKTRYSSRNNIYLIYKNMPLIQIILNLPFLVAGFLIKFLFFALKGMGKEYLAGIKNGFSISMNHRKVPFSVKHLPNYCKIQLELWENMFRRIRA
- a CDS encoding undecaprenyl-phosphate glucose phosphotransferase, with the protein product MIQDNQKNFSRLQMLIDAIVIAVTYVLAWMIRFIGPFAYSAVRALAFEEYMFALIFIIPGYLLLYQAFTLYEPLHMQGRRLVLANIIKANVLGLLLIVFSLYMMGESDFSRLTVYIFCVINIFAEWGVRLFIFSMLRKMRKRGLNQKQMILVGYSRAAEEYIDRIQQNPQWGYVVRGILDDNVPAGTVYNGIKVIGRIANLSVILPANRLDEIAITLGLSEYYRLEEIVGMCEKSGVHTKFIPDYNKIIPTKPYTEDILGLPVINIRYVPLSNTFNAMVKRLMDVVGAIMAIIVSSPVMLLMCILIKLTSPGPLIYRQERVGLHNKNFWMYKFRSMEIQPEAEEKKAWTVKNDPRVTGIGKFMRRTSIDELPQLFNILKGDMSLVGPRPERPFFVEKFREEIPRYMVKHQVRPGLTGWAQVNGYRGDTSIRKRIDCDLYYIENWSIGFDIKILFLTIFKGFINKNAY
- a CDS encoding LCP family protein; amino-acid sequence: MARPKSKTKKILFAVEIIVLLLFIGGLYVYGQLNSKLDKINQPVLDDSKIKVNQEVQDSIDSQESTLTGYTTYALFGIDHRDKNTALGGENSDTIIIASVNNDTKDVKLVSVYRDTLLNLGNDTYSKANAAYAYGEAEQAITMLNTNLDLNISEYATVNFNALTTIIDDLGGLDMDMSYAEIVHMNNYCVETSEETGKDYTPIELPDRPDDIEAVQYHYHLNGVQATSYCRIRYTASLDMGRTERQRRVIQMIVSKAKSAGLGKIFKIMDDVFPMVTTSMTKDEILQLLPTLIGYSVDDTTGFPTSYKFSNVKGSIIVPTTLETNVIELHKFLYGDEAYTPSATVKANSEKILEIVGGESSLDDKQATVEENTTNDTVIFEKNGSGWSDTSSDYGSDSDSSGGGDYSGDETDNSGGSSSGGGDYSNDGSDNSGGDSSGGEDYEGPTTPEPDYGGDESGGGDIVDEGSGDDSGAAAEATGTPDAA
- a CDS encoding glycosyltransferase family 2 protein, whose product is MENIKVDVIIPAYHPGKEFSTLIERLTKQTFPIHRIIVMNTEETYWNKELEEKLSILEVHHLKKQEFDHGATRAWAAELSDADVMVFMTQDALPADKSLIENLVKALTEDEKTGAAYARQLPNENCSFVEKYTRSFNYPDRSAVKTKDDLPVYGIKTFFCSNVCAAYKRDIYQKLGGFVRKAIFNEDMIYAGRLIQEGYAVAYAADAKVIHSHNYSCMQQFHRNFDLGVSQAEHPEIFAGVPSEGEGIKLVKKTINYLIQKRKIWLIPGVILQSGCKYAGYLSGKNYRKLPRKMILWCTMNREYWKV
- a CDS encoding S1C family serine protease; its protein translation is MDDEKKWNLNAPQNDTENNRQNEPPRYEHYCMHQNTESDTVKELPEKKKNKKRGGKKLAETISLAVVFGLVAGVVFQGVNFASEKYLGSDGKDSQIETAQLAGDSSADGSDSNESEGAASSETAASETAAAVSQTGSVAEVADTAMPTVVAITSVSVQEIPNYFRAFGFGYGTQQYSSEGSGSGIIVGENDDELLIATNNHVVSGATTLSVCFVGNDVVNAEEETVDMSGSDGDVNVEDAVSAKIKGTDESNDLAVVAVQKSDIPEDTLSQIKIAQLGNSDDLQVGEQVVAIGNALGYGQSVTSGWISALNRNISTDDGTSSSLIQTDAAINPGNSGGALLNMQGEVIGINSAKYADSAVEGMGYAIPISKAQPILEELMNRQTRDKVESENAAYLGVVTADLSTEAIQMYDMPEGAFVIRVEKNSAAGKAGIQKGDIIVSFDGQTVSGKDDLESKLAYYASGETVDVVVSRADNGEYVQKTISVTLGSKN
- the clpX gene encoding ATP-dependent Clp protease ATP-binding subunit ClpX yields the protein MADKYEDEILEGEVSDDDDQEENKKEPEKYCTLCHRAESQVGKMIDLPNNIHICPDCMQRSFDSMNQQMQTGNFNYGDLLNMPNVSMIDLSSFQNQMGQQKKPKKKKAEKKEPVLDLKKIPAPHKIKATLDEYVIGQEYAKKVMSVAVYNHYKRVATDTMDEIAIEKSNMLMIGPTGCGKTYLVKTLAKLLDVPLAIADATSLTEAGYIGDDIESVVSKLLAAADNDVEKAEHGIIFIDEIDKIAKKKNTNQRDVSGEAVQQGMLKLLEGADVEVPIGANSKNAMVPLTTVNTRNILFICGGAFPDLENIIKERLNKQASIGFYADLKDKYDDDPHILEKVTVEDLRSFGMIPEFIGRLPIIFTMNGLTEDMMVQILSEPRNAILKQYQKLLALDEVKLEFEEGALHAIAAKAMEKHTGARALRAILEEYMLDIMYEIPKDDNIGQVTITREYIEGNGGPKILLRGQEVPLLEGNH